A stretch of DNA from Pseudomonadota bacterium:
GATTTTGCTGATGAAGATGATTTGTCCTGGGATATTGATGATGATGATGAAAAGACCACTGCTCCGGAGCCGGAAAAGCCTGACCTCGGAGAAAACAGAGAGACGGTTATGGATGATGAAGGATTGTCTCCCGCGGAAAACTTTTCCGCCGCAGCTGAAACGTCAGAGAATACGATGCCGGCGCCTGATGATGGTGGTTCCCGGACTGAAACTGAAGAGGGTGTTCCAGCGGCTGAAAAATCAGCGAAAGTACGTTTGGACAGCCGGCGTACATTTTTATTCCTTGGCCTGATTTTTGTGGTTTTGAGCTTGGCTGTCTGGGGTGGGATGCTTGTCTGGCAGAAGTTTTCCATTGATATGGAAAAACATCTTTCGATTATTGGTCTTGAAAGCCGTAACTACATATTTTCTTCTGATAAGCGGGTTATTGCCATCCGGGGTAAACTTTATAATACTTCGCCAAAAGTTGTAGGGAAGCTGAGAATTAAAGGTGTTATCGTTGATCGGCAGGGAAAGGTCCTGGCAGAAAGGGTCACCTCAGGAGGTGTTACCTTTTCCGCCGATGAATTGCAGAATCTCGATGGAAAGATGGTTGGAAAGTTGGAAAACCCAGCAGCCATGGTGCCGGCAAATGGCGGAGAATTGCCTTTTATGCTGGCTTTTTATGCTTTTCCTCCCTCGGCTTCGAGCTACCACGTTGAACTGGCTGAGTTTTC
This window harbors:
- a CDS encoding DUF3426 domain-containing protein yields the protein MLITCPRCQTVFQLADEMLPADASSVKVKCSHCQAVFSLPEPVPPEVEFEQSETSVIDEVAAEKSASSFEVPETPAVEIEADIAAETGAKDDQVEPEMLEPGEVLAEEQQDVLGDDLAGLDAGAEESNGETGESNQPGGEKTDEKVDDDVVFELSDDFADEDDLSWDIDDDDEKTTAPEPEKPDLGENRETVMDDEGLSPAENFSAAAETSENTMPAPDDGGSRTETEEGVPAAEKSAKVRLDSRRTFLFLGLIFVVLSLAVWGGMLVWQKFSIDMEKHLSIIGLESRNYIFSSDKRVIAIRGKLYNTSPKVVGKLRIKGVIVDRQGKVLAERVTSGGVTFSADELQNLDGKMVGKLENPAAMVPANGGELPFMLAFYAFPPSASSYHVELAEFSVLKKGNKP